The sequence ATATATGATCAAGGATAATAAAAACCGCTTGGTTGGCAAATTTGAGAATGGTCAATATGATACTTCGGCAGTCGCGGGGCGAAACCTGCGCACATATATTGATATTGAAGTACAGCAACTAGCAGAAAAACTTATGCGTGGAAAAGTAGGTGCAGTTGTGGCGATTGAACCAAAAACAGGTGGTATCATTGCGATGACCTCCGGACCAAATTTCGACCCGAACCTGTTAACCGGTCCCGAGAAACAAAAGAATTTTAATAGACTTTTTTTGGATGTCAGCTCGCCATTATTGAACAGGGCCATCAAAGGCCAGTACCCCCCGGGTTCCACCTATAAGCCCCTGGGCGCATTAGTAGGCCTGGATGAAGGTGTAATTACTTCAGCAAGTGGTATCGGTTGCAGTGGCGCTTACTATGGTTGCAGAAGGCCTGTGAAATGCACGGAAAAATGGGGCGGACATGCGGCCAACCTGCGCCTGGCTATTGCCTGGAGCTGCAATTCATTTTTCAGTAACGCTTTTCGCCTGGCAATTGATAACCCAAAATACAAAAACAGCCGCGAAGGGTTGACCAAATGGCACGATTACCTTTCCCGGTTTGACCTTGGCCATAAAACCGGCATCGACCTGCCCAGCGAAGATGGTGGAAACGTTCCCGATACGGCAGATTATGACAAGGAGTACCGGGGATCATGGAATTCCTGCACGATGGTCACGATTGGTATTGGACAGGATAAACTATTAGTTACTCCATTACAGATGGCCAATGCAATATGTATCGTAGCAAATAAAGGCTATTTCTATACCCCACACTTTGTAGACAAGATAGATGGTGAAACAAAGAGCGATACTTTACTTAACAAGTACCGCCGTAAGAATGAAGTTCTTACCCATATTTCTGATGAAGATTATGAAACAGTAATCAGTGGTATGCAGGATGTAGTGGATGCTGGTACGGCTCGTGTGGCGAGGATTCCCGGTATCAATGTTTGTGCAAAAACGGGAACTGCGGAGAATTATCGTATGATCGACGGTGTAAGGACCAAACTGAAAGACAATTCCATGTTTGTTTGTTTCGCCCCCCGGGAAAACCCCAGGATTGCTATAGCCGTGGTAGTAGAGAACGCCGGATTTGGCGCAACATGGGCCGGACCAATCGCCGCTTTGATGATGGAGAAATACCTCAATGATACCTTGCGAACTGAACGGTTAAAGGAAGTGGAAAGGATTTCTCAGGCCGACCTCCTGCCCGGTTACCTGGTACGGGAACAATACAAGCAGGATTCTATAAGGGCATACAATTGGTTCAAGATGACTAAGGATACCAGTGTGATTAAACGCTTCCTGCAAAGGAGCATACCGAAGCCCGAACCAGCAAAACCAGCTGGTGCCGCTCCAGTGAAAGCGCCAGTTGGCAGAATCACCAGGCTTAATACGGAAGGTATTTTACCTGTGCGGCAAAGAATTACCCCAACCTCCAATATCTATTGGGCATGAACCAACGAAAACCTGAAATATCAAAAGGTATCGACTGGCTGGTGGTCTGGTTGTATATCATACTGGTACTGATTGGCATCATGAGTATTTTCGCTGCCACTTACCGGGAAGGAGATTCTGTTATCCAGTCATTTTTATCCCTGAAAACTGATTACAGCCGCCAGTCGCTATATTTTGGCATTGGGGGTATCATAGCCATATTTATTTTGTTGACCGATAGTAAATTCTTTACGGCAACGGCCAACCTATGGTATGCATTTGGTATCTTATTATTATTATTAGTATTTCCTTTCCATACAGACGTAAAAGGGACGCAGTCAATTATAAGATTTGGTGCATTTCAATTGCAGCCCGCAGAACTTTGTAAAGTGTTTGTGAACCTTGCATTGGCAAAATATCTATCACGTGTAGAAACAGATTTCTCCAATACCAGGGCACAATTAATAGCCGCGGCTATTGCACTGCTTCCGGCTGTTATGTCCATTTTGCAGCACGAAACCGGGTTGGCACTTGTATACTTTTCCTTTTTCCTGGTTATGTTCAGGGAGGGATTGCCTGCTGCTGTATTAATCATTGGATTTTCACTGGCAGTTTTAGTTGTGGCCACTTTGCTGGTTGACCCAAATACCCTGGCCATCGTATTAACCCTTATAGCTGGTATTGCCATTTATATCCTTCGCCGACAGATCAAAAGAAAGCGGAGATTGCTGTTTATGATCATGGGTATATGGTTTGTTTGCGTTAGTATACAAAGATTTGCCGTACCCTTTGTATTTGATCATGTATTACAGCCCTACCAGGTAAAAA comes from Flavihumibacter fluvii and encodes:
- the rodA gene encoding rod shape-determining protein RodA, encoding MNQRKPEISKGIDWLVVWLYIILVLIGIMSIFAATYREGDSVIQSFLSLKTDYSRQSLYFGIGGIIAIFILLTDSKFFTATANLWYAFGILLLLLVFPFHTDVKGTQSIIRFGAFQLQPAELCKVFVNLALAKYLSRVETDFSNTRAQLIAAAIALLPAVMSILQHETGLALVYFSFFLVMFREGLPAAVLIIGFSLAVLVVATLLVDPNTLAIVLTLIAGIAIYILRRQIKRKRRLLFMIMGIWFVCVSIQRFAVPFVFDHVLQPYQVKRIYDTIGKDYVPKDANIALEIEQKAGAKNKDDGDYNVKQSKIAIGSGGLVGKGLLKGTQTRYDFVPEQRTDFIFCTIGEGFGFLGSVALLGIYFLLLMRIITIAERQRSVFSRCYAYGVASVFFFHITINLCMTIGLAPVIGIPLPFISYGGTALLTFTILLFIMIRLDADRQMVLR
- the mrdA gene encoding penicillin-binding protein 2, which gives rise to MSVFNQSRSTVIRLIIAGIFLVIMAQLINLQLISGKYKALAFNNAVYPKVKYPDRGIIYDRNGKAILNNTIMYDLEVTPSQIKGVDTNYLCQLLDIDTAEFKKRVITAIIKNGRYRPSIFEDLLPPLVHARLEENIYKFPGFSLVERPVRTYPFQAAAHIMGYIGEADSNIIKRSDNFYRLGDFVGRSGLEQYYERVLMGKRGVEYMIKDNKNRLVGKFENGQYDTSAVAGRNLRTYIDIEVQQLAEKLMRGKVGAVVAIEPKTGGIIAMTSGPNFDPNLLTGPEKQKNFNRLFLDVSSPLLNRAIKGQYPPGSTYKPLGALVGLDEGVITSASGIGCSGAYYGCRRPVKCTEKWGGHAANLRLAIAWSCNSFFSNAFRLAIDNPKYKNSREGLTKWHDYLSRFDLGHKTGIDLPSEDGGNVPDTADYDKEYRGSWNSCTMVTIGIGQDKLLVTPLQMANAICIVANKGYFYTPHFVDKIDGETKSDTLLNKYRRKNEVLTHISDEDYETVISGMQDVVDAGTARVARIPGINVCAKTGTAENYRMIDGVRTKLKDNSMFVCFAPRENPRIAIAVVVENAGFGATWAGPIAALMMEKYLNDTLRTERLKEVERISQADLLPGYLVREQYKQDSIRAYNWFKMTKDTSVIKRFLQRSIPKPEPAKPAGAAPVKAPVGRITRLNTEGILPVRQRITPTSNIYWA